GATCCTTATGGTTTGGTATACAGTGTCCCGACAATTTTTAATTATGCAAAAGCGGCCGGTTATCAGACAGCACTGATTACAGCGCAGGATTTTCAGTGGCGCAATGTTGATCAGATTTTTGTCGATCAGGATATGGATTTCTTTCAGGAAGGAACTGCTTTTAGTTCTGAAATATCTGTATCGATTGGTGCGGATGATATGAAAGTGCTAAACGAAGGTATTATTCCGTATCTGCAACAGGCAAAAGCATTTGATAAGCCATATATGCTGGTTACACAGATGAATGGCAGTCACTATCCGTATAACGAACATTCACCATTATCAGCTAAGAAATTTTTACCGGAGAAAGAGCCGAACGGTCAGAATGCTTATGATAATACAGTTGTGTATACAGATATGTATCTGGCAAAGCTGGTTGAGGCTGTTCGACAAGATGATCCGGATGCCTGGGTTTTTTATTCGACAGATCATGGTCAGGGTGTTGCCGGTGACGAAACACGTTTCAATGGTGGTTATGAGTTACCGACAATCTTCAATGCTATGTTGGTATTTCCTCCGCAAAGCGCGCTAAATATACTTGCTGTAAATGCTGATCGTCCGGTAAGTCAGGCTGATATATTTGCTACGGTTCTTGGGCTGATGGGGATTAATCCAGTTACACCGTTAGATGGCATAGATTTACGTCAGCCGCTGTCGAAAGAGCGCCTGAGAGTTGTATCTGCATACATGAAGACATTACATAATGAGCCGAACGCTTTTCTGGTTTTTCCTGATATGAGTGGTATCCGTATTGATTTTGAACGAGATAATGCAGTACTTCAGGACGGCGAAACGGTAAAGCGTTTCAGTAGTTTACCGGAAAAGTATCAGGAAATTTTCAAGCGTCGTTTACATCCAGAGAACATTGGCAATGAATAGATTGCTAGTTGTTGGGCCGTCATGGGTTGGCGACATGCTAATGAGTCAGGCCTTGTATCGCCGCCTTAAAGCAGATAATCCGGACATACAGATTGATGTACTGGCGCCTGACTGGTGTCGTGCAGTTCTATCCCGTATGCCTGAAGTAAATCAGGCAATTGTGATGCCTGTTGGCCATGGCAGTTTGCAGTGGGGGATACGTAAGCAAGTAGCATCTGAACTCGCACTGGAAAAATATGACTCGGCGATAGTGCTGCCTAATTCTCTGAAGTCTGCGTTGATTCCATGGATGGCAAAAATCTCTCAAAGGCGTGGCTGGCATGGAGAGATGCGCTATGGATTACTTAATGACCGACGTAAGCTTGATAAAGATGCCTTTCCGATGATGGTGCAGCGATATGCTGCATTAGCTGAAATGCCCTGTGACAGTGCTGACTCTCTGTTACCTGTTTTATCACCTCAGTTGCATGTTGATTCAGAACATCAGCAATTACTTACTGCGGAATATGGCCTGGAGTCAGGGATGTTTGTGGCTTTCTGCCCCGGTGCTGAATTTGGCCCGGCGAAGCGTTGGCCTGATTACCACTATGCTGAACTGGCTGAGAAATTGATTGGAAAAGGA
The DNA window shown above is from Aliamphritea ceti and carries:
- the waaF gene encoding lipopolysaccharide heptosyltransferase II — encoded protein: MNRLLVVGPSWVGDMLMSQALYRRLKADNPDIQIDVLAPDWCRAVLSRMPEVNQAIVMPVGHGSLQWGIRKQVASELALEKYDSAIVLPNSLKSALIPWMAKISQRRGWHGEMRYGLLNDRRKLDKDAFPMMVQRYAALAEMPCDSADSLLPVLSPQLHVDSEHQQLLTAEYGLESGMFVAFCPGAEFGPAKRWPDYHYAELAEKLIGKGFQVVLFGSAKDAEVTAQILSKLKQSEYADAERCVDLAGKTSLQDVIDLLAASAVTVSNDSGLMHIAAAVNVPVIALYGPTSPGFTPPLSEKAEVIRLIDGFHKIRKGDAEQGYHQSMIDITPELVLEKLQAYLPELA
- a CDS encoding phosphoethanolamine transferase, with the translated sequence MYNLFSRLSALATAAPKRAFCAILLLVLVFDLVFVRDLSWLLENFQGKRFFVNYGLSSLALFLLVIMLLPLRNTLSRGIVIALILIPQLVQLSFFAVYRNFVSVFDLRFVAEDPLLTLMLWVDNAAIVKPLLLIALELPLLIILMRLPLRPRWWARGISGVFGSLLFLLLAFNWYGITKFQFSSLAYIGAFPGLIEQQVFAAKLAEKPELDKQQLKPDVPNIVYVVGESLARDHMGVYGYERDTTPRLQALVDTGEAMTYNNAVSIGTRTLSSVPYMLTGLQGIDPYGLVYSVPTIFNYAKAAGYQTALITAQDFQWRNVDQIFVDQDMDFFQEGTAFSSEISVSIGADDMKVLNEGIIPYLQQAKAFDKPYMLVTQMNGSHYPYNEHSPLSAKKFLPEKEPNGQNAYDNTVVYTDMYLAKLVEAVRQDDPDAWVFYSTDHGQGVAGDETRFNGGYELPTIFNAMLVFPPQSALNILAVNADRPVSQADIFATVLGLMGINPVTPLDGIDLRQPLSKERLRVVSAYMKTLHNEPNAFLVFPDMSGIRIDFERDNAVLQDGETVKRFSSLPEKYQEIFKRRLHPENIGNE